In Candidatus Obscuribacterales bacterium, a single window of DNA contains:
- a CDS encoding glutamate dehydrogenase — translation MHASEATRYYFSRAAKRLGIGQRLERILVAPKREVKVECTIERDNGELATYVGFRVQHDNSRGPMKGGLRYHPDVDPDEVNSLASLMTWKTAVANLPYGGAKGGINCDPTQLSYSELQRVTRAFVDNIHDIIGPALDVPAPDMGTNAQTMAWIVDQYSKYHGWTPQVVTGKPLDLGGSEGREAATGRGLVFALEALLADHGKKISDMTYAIQGFGNVGSWTARFINAEGGKIVAVSDAGGAIRNKNGIDIEDLINYSMVRGGISGFTHAEAVPADSLLATECDVLIPAALGNVLTHETAHSVRAKFIIEGANGPTTPEADEHFIKAGTVVLPDIYANAGGVIVSYFEWVQNVQQFRWKEDRVNAELKNLMSDAYTEIKRIVKHSNTDLRTAAFQLAISRVAKAAALRGLENESFCMLVPPKMP, via the coding sequence ATGCACGCATCAGAGGCAACTCGCTATTACTTTTCGCGAGCAGCGAAAAGACTTGGTATCGGACAACGTCTGGAGCGCATTCTAGTTGCTCCAAAAAGAGAAGTAAAAGTCGAGTGCACTATTGAACGTGACAACGGTGAACTGGCAACGTATGTTGGTTTCCGTGTGCAGCACGATAATTCTCGCGGTCCCATGAAGGGTGGCTTACGCTATCACCCTGATGTTGATCCCGATGAAGTGAATTCGCTTGCCTCTTTGATGACCTGGAAAACTGCCGTTGCTAATTTGCCTTATGGTGGCGCCAAGGGAGGCATTAATTGCGATCCTACGCAATTGTCTTACTCTGAATTGCAGAGAGTCACTCGCGCCTTTGTAGACAACATTCACGACATCATCGGACCGGCACTTGATGTTCCTGCTCCTGATATGGGCACCAACGCTCAAACAATGGCGTGGATTGTGGATCAGTACTCCAAATATCATGGTTGGACACCGCAAGTAGTCACAGGAAAGCCGCTTGATTTAGGCGGTTCCGAAGGGCGTGAAGCAGCAACTGGGCGGGGTTTAGTTTTCGCATTGGAAGCTTTGCTTGCCGATCACGGCAAGAAAATTTCCGATATGACTTACGCCATTCAAGGATTCGGCAATGTAGGCTCGTGGACAGCTCGTTTCATAAATGCTGAAGGCGGCAAAATTGTTGCAGTGTCGGATGCAGGCGGTGCCATTCGCAATAAAAATGGCATCGATATCGAAGACTTGATCAATTACTCAATGGTTAGAGGTGGCATATCCGGATTTACTCATGCAGAAGCTGTACCTGCCGATAGCCTTTTGGCTACAGAGTGCGATGTCTTAATACCAGCTGCACTGGGCAACGTTCTAACGCATGAGACGGCGCATTCTGTAAGAGCGAAATTCATTATCGAGGGCGCTAATGGTCCGACTACCCCTGAGGCAGACGAGCATTTCATAAAAGCCGGTACAGTGGTACTGCCTGATATTTATGCCAATGCCGGTGGCGTTATCGTAAGCTATTTTGAATGGGTGCAAAACGTTCAGCAGTTCCGCTGGAAAGAAGATCGTGTGAATGCCGAACTCAAGAATTTAATGAGCGATGCGTATACCGAAATTAAACGTATCGTTAAACACAGCAATACCGATTTGCGGACTGCAGCCTTCCAGCTGGCTATCTCCAGAGTGGCAAAAGCAGCTGCCCTGCGTGGTTTGGAGAACGAAAGCTTCTGCATGCTTGTGCCCCCCAAGATGCCCTAA
- a CDS encoding OPT/YSL family transporter codes for MGTAATVVGKETREGTSTDSPGQPMEILAHLQSIEDVEARQEYWYKNIYQGHKVPQLTWRAVVMGGILGSLMSISNLYTTLKIGWSFGVAITACVLSFVIWNAFRAIFRKLTPMSILENNCMQSTASAAGYSTGATIGTAFGALLLITGHHITWQIVLPWTLVTAALGVFLAIPMKRQMINIEQLPFPDGIAAATTLNSLYAKSREAVLQAYSLIATLIAGAVVGFLGKGEFAWQKAMGLKLPELIPFTAKINGVQLSQMPSFGFEPSLLLIAAGMIVGLRTSISMLAGAALLYFVIGPMMINQGEIEAPAKLIRWALWSGTAIMVTSGLTSFALQWKTIARAFTGFKAKTNVAETAEMNSVEVPLKWLIAGLIPLVIAIVALQYVAFSINPMLGLVSVAMSGVLALVACRATGETNITPIGAMGKITQLTYAVLAPSNVTTNLMAASVTANIASSSADLLTDLKSGYLLGANARKQFIAQFMGVFFGAVAVVPAWFLMVPNKAALEAFNPPSANMWRAVAEALSYGIQYVPVTARWGILIGGVLGIVLALLEAWYPKARPYIPSAMGLGLSWVMPFANCLSFFVGAILALVWTKISPKTANAYVIPTASGAVAGESLACAVIAMITAISALAK; via the coding sequence GTGGGCACAGCGGCAACCGTAGTCGGTAAGGAAACTCGTGAAGGCACAAGTACAGATTCACCGGGGCAGCCGATGGAAATATTAGCTCACTTGCAAAGCATTGAAGACGTAGAAGCCAGACAAGAGTATTGGTACAAAAACATATATCAAGGACATAAGGTGCCGCAGCTAACTTGGCGTGCAGTCGTCATGGGCGGAATTCTTGGTTCGCTTATGTCCATTTCCAATCTATATACAACGCTGAAGATTGGCTGGTCATTCGGCGTAGCGATTACGGCTTGCGTTTTGTCTTTCGTCATTTGGAATGCATTTAGAGCAATCTTTCGTAAACTGACTCCTATGTCCATTTTGGAAAATAACTGCATGCAATCGACAGCCTCTGCTGCCGGTTATTCAACTGGAGCAACTATTGGTACTGCATTTGGTGCCTTGCTGCTTATAACGGGACACCACATCACCTGGCAGATTGTCTTGCCATGGACTTTAGTAACAGCAGCACTTGGTGTATTTCTGGCAATTCCTATGAAGCGCCAGATGATTAATATTGAACAATTGCCGTTTCCAGATGGCATTGCTGCGGCCACAACATTGAATAGCTTGTACGCAAAATCTCGTGAAGCAGTTTTGCAAGCTTATTCTTTGATAGCTACGTTAATTGCTGGAGCTGTTGTAGGTTTCTTAGGTAAAGGCGAATTTGCCTGGCAAAAAGCAATGGGTTTGAAATTGCCTGAGCTGATTCCATTCACTGCAAAGATAAATGGCGTTCAACTTTCGCAAATGCCAAGTTTTGGTTTTGAACCAAGTCTTCTTCTAATTGCGGCTGGCATGATCGTTGGACTGCGTACTTCTATCTCGATGCTTGCAGGAGCAGCTTTGCTTTATTTCGTTATTGGACCAATGATGATTAATCAAGGCGAAATCGAAGCACCGGCGAAATTAATTAGATGGGCGCTTTGGAGCGGTACGGCAATTATGGTGACCTCGGGCCTTACATCTTTTGCTTTGCAGTGGAAGACAATTGCTCGTGCTTTTACAGGATTCAAGGCAAAGACAAATGTAGCTGAAACTGCTGAAATGAATTCGGTTGAAGTGCCGCTCAAGTGGCTAATTGCCGGACTAATACCGCTGGTAATTGCAATTGTTGCACTTCAGTATGTAGCGTTTTCCATTAACCCTATGCTTGGTCTTGTGTCAGTGGCTATGAGTGGAGTCTTGGCTCTTGTTGCCTGTCGTGCAACCGGCGAAACTAACATTACTCCAATAGGAGCAATGGGTAAGATCACTCAGCTGACTTACGCTGTGTTGGCTCCATCAAATGTCACTACAAATCTTATGGCAGCTAGTGTTACTGCAAACATTGCCAGCAGCTCAGCTGATTTATTGACTGATTTGAAGAGCGGTTATCTCTTGGGTGCAAACGCACGTAAGCAATTCATTGCTCAATTCATGGGAGTATTTTTTGGCGCTGTGGCAGTTGTTCCCGCCTGGTTCCTCATGGTTCCCAATAAAGCAGCCTTGGAAGCTTTCAATCCACCGTCGGCAAACATGTGGCGCGCCGTTGCTGAAGCTCTCTCGTATGGAATCCAATATGTGCCTGTTACAGCGCGGTGGGGCATTCTAATCGGTGGAGTCCTGGGCATAGTCTTGGCTTTGTTGGAAGCTTGGTATCCGAAGGCTCGTCCTTATATTCCATCTGCGATGGGCTTGGGACTTTCCTGGGTAATGCCATTTGCAAACTGCTTGTCATTCTTTGTTGGCGCTATTCTTGCTCTTGTCTGGACAAAGATCTCGCCCAAGACAGCAAATGCCTATGTAATTCCGACGGCTTCCGGAGCTGTTGCCGGCGAGTCGCTAGCTTGTGCTGTGATTGCTATGATTACCGCTATAAGCGCACTAGCCAAATGA
- a CDS encoding MFS transporter yields the protein MAVTTSKTSTRTSFRWVVIALAFFITIVNYLDRSAISYAIGPLKREFGLNDADFGMIAAAFGIGYIVMTFIGGILVDLCGARKMWAGSAILWSAVTALMGLASGYWMLFILRTGLGIAEGPNFPALTRVVADWMPASERARATAIGLAAVPLASVIGAPLLSHLIINCGWQTMFYILGGLGLIWVVAFVALFKDYPENSRFVSTAELRHIREGKTFSEHMSDQEIRQHKLTKGETTWTYMLFNPALLSNNIAFFAFGYLLFFALTWLPGYLESTYGLQLKQIGIFLIAPWLTAFVLLLLAGYLSDYLLAKTGSIRMARSHMIWVCQLLSALCFLPVVLVHSLPVAITFISLGVGIGLMPNACFYALNTDLAEDRAATSLGIMDCYFAAAGIAAPMLTGFMATATGNFNSAIILMMGFTIIAVLGVIFFQHPDQK from the coding sequence GTGGCTGTTACGACGAGCAAAACCAGCACGAGGACTAGCTTTCGCTGGGTAGTTATTGCGCTGGCTTTCTTCATCACGATTGTCAATTATTTGGATCGCTCTGCCATTTCTTACGCTATCGGTCCTCTGAAACGTGAATTCGGTTTAAACGACGCAGACTTTGGAATGATAGCGGCTGCCTTTGGCATCGGCTACATAGTAATGACTTTTATAGGTGGCATCCTTGTCGATCTTTGTGGCGCACGCAAAATGTGGGCAGGATCGGCAATCCTTTGGTCGGCTGTAACTGCGCTTATGGGGTTGGCTAGCGGATACTGGATGTTATTCATTCTTCGCACGGGATTAGGCATTGCCGAAGGTCCGAATTTTCCTGCTTTGACACGAGTAGTTGCTGATTGGATGCCGGCATCGGAAAGAGCTCGCGCGACAGCTATTGGACTTGCTGCGGTACCACTGGCATCGGTAATTGGTGCGCCATTGCTATCGCACTTAATCATCAACTGCGGTTGGCAAACGATGTTTTATATTTTGGGCGGACTGGGACTTATTTGGGTGGTGGCATTTGTTGCACTATTTAAAGACTATCCAGAAAACAGTCGTTTTGTTTCAACAGCTGAACTTCGCCATATTCGTGAAGGTAAAACATTTTCAGAGCATATGTCTGATCAGGAAATTCGCCAACACAAACTCACAAAGGGCGAGACTACCTGGACATATATGTTGTTCAATCCCGCTCTGTTATCTAATAACATTGCCTTCTTTGCCTTTGGCTATTTGCTCTTCTTCGCTCTGACATGGCTTCCGGGTTATCTGGAATCTACGTATGGATTACAACTCAAGCAAATCGGCATTTTTCTAATTGCTCCGTGGTTGACAGCCTTTGTCTTATTATTGCTGGCCGGCTATTTGTCTGATTACTTACTTGCTAAGACAGGCAGTATTCGCATGGCACGCTCGCACATGATCTGGGTATGTCAATTGCTCTCTGCGCTTTGTTTTTTACCTGTTGTTCTTGTTCACTCACTGCCTGTAGCAATTACATTTATATCCTTAGGCGTCGGCATTGGTCTTATGCCGAATGCTTGTTTTTACGCATTGAATACTGATCTTGCAGAAGATCGTGCGGCGACTAGTCTTGGAATTATGGATTGTTATTTTGCTGCAGCCGGTATAGCTGCTCCAATGCTGACGGGTTTTATGGCCACTGCCACAGGTAACTTTAATTCAGCAATTATTTTGATGATGGGATTCACGATCATTGCTGTGCTGGGCGTTATTTTCTTCCAGCATCCTGATCAGAAGTAA
- a CDS encoding tetratricopeptide repeat protein: protein MKSKRPPTTRLSYLPILLSGLILIAPAAPAQDDGGQHFRHALEARFAGQTETAITEYKRGLRAQPNNVDGHMQLGALLLEERGDLDGAISEFMTAIGIDPACATCESRLNEAMEIKNTKPSDLVVKANLLYSGGQINRAAAAYRVAIQADPSNAEAHNALAWTLYKLGGINNLTDGVKEVQEALRLKPDDPEYINTWACLLYDQGNLEGALAKWHKAIANSKKPSAADLYGLAVGSLSKGDKTNALRYYRDSIATDPKYAELQYVRDRVGMSVHTVAGHEQLAAMAAKEDNK from the coding sequence TTGAAATCCAAGCGTCCGCCAACAACACGACTATCATACCTGCCAATTCTCCTTTCCGGGCTTATTCTCATTGCTCCTGCCGCTCCAGCTCAGGACGACGGTGGACAGCATTTTCGCCACGCTCTTGAGGCTCGTTTTGCCGGGCAGACCGAAACTGCCATTACCGAATACAAACGCGGCTTGCGTGCTCAACCAAATAATGTCGACGGTCACATGCAACTGGGCGCACTTTTGCTGGAAGAACGTGGCGACCTTGATGGTGCAATTTCCGAATTCATGACCGCCATTGGAATTGATCCAGCTTGCGCCACGTGCGAGTCTCGCTTAAACGAAGCGATGGAAATTAAAAATACAAAGCCGAGCGATCTCGTCGTCAAAGCCAACTTACTTTATAGCGGTGGGCAAATTAATCGCGCTGCAGCCGCTTATCGCGTGGCCATTCAAGCAGATCCAAGTAATGCCGAAGCGCACAACGCTTTAGCTTGGACCCTGTACAAGCTTGGTGGCATAAATAACTTGACTGACGGCGTCAAGGAAGTGCAAGAGGCTTTGCGATTGAAGCCTGACGATCCGGAGTACATAAATACCTGGGCTTGTTTGCTTTATGACCAGGGAAATCTTGAGGGGGCACTTGCTAAATGGCACAAGGCTATTGCAAACAGCAAAAAGCCTAGCGCGGCTGATTTATATGGACTAGCTGTCGGTTCGCTCTCTAAAGGCGATAAGACAAACGCTCTTCGCTACTACAGAGATTCAATTGCCACAGATCCCAAATATGCTGAGTTGCAATATGTGCGCGACCGAGTCGGCATGTCGGTACACACTGTCGCCGGTCATGAACAACTTGCCGCCATGGCGGCCAAAGAAGACAACAAGTAA
- a CDS encoding Rieske (2Fe-2S) protein — MNDSTKGNDRRHFLAAAAGLVLLASASAVTIFRFIFGKSKTDWTLQAERLRLLSQDAELGKLELQRQTQGEILIGRLSDLDAAKGRYFTDYQMQQALAFIDKDNLPILLSAKCTHLGCTVGSQVDDQGRVLCPCHISYFDIVTGQPSPGSPAKKPLPHLSWIVRDQNGDVVAKKIADGQIEGLRDLSNSDNLSVFLLKDKKEG, encoded by the coding sequence ATGAACGACTCGACAAAAGGAAACGACAGGCGCCACTTTCTGGCAGCTGCCGCCGGCTTGGTTCTTCTAGCCAGTGCCTCGGCTGTAACAATTTTTCGCTTCATCTTTGGCAAGTCCAAAACCGACTGGACACTACAAGCCGAACGGCTGCGCCTGCTGAGTCAAGATGCTGAATTAGGCAAACTTGAGCTGCAGCGGCAAACGCAGGGCGAAATCTTAATAGGACGCTTGTCGGATTTAGATGCTGCCAAGGGAAGGTATTTTACCGATTATCAAATGCAACAGGCGCTGGCTTTTATCGACAAGGACAACTTGCCTATTTTGCTTTCAGCCAAATGTACTCATTTGGGCTGCACGGTTGGATCGCAAGTCGACGATCAGGGTCGTGTTCTTTGCCCGTGTCATATTTCTTACTTTGACATAGTAACTGGGCAACCAAGCCCGGGATCACCGGCTAAAAAGCCGTTGCCGCATCTAAGCTGGATTGTCAGAGATCAAAATGGTGATGTGGTGGCAAAGAAAATTGCCGATGGGCAAATTGAAGGGCTCCGCGATTTAAGCAACTCGGATAACCTGAGTGTCTTTTTGCTTAAGGACAAGAAGGAAGGCTAA
- a CDS encoding cytochrome bc complex cytochrome b subunit, whose amino-acid sequence MLHFISSRFPSEKLNFNWLVNEKYVPIHKMTWGYYTGGLVLFFLTIQIITGLLLLLNYQATVSDAFVSVKTIIDNVHGGALIRNMHVWSSSLMIFFTLVHLLTTFSMKAFASPREITWVAGVLLLFVTFAFGFTGYLLPWNQLSVNATKVLLQSLDQAGALLPTFLAEVPQLMKQLLQGGETIGQATLSRFFALHVVILPTLLLVVLGIHLLSVQVHGMSHGVDDSSSKSEKFFPLFLCRDLRLWSFAFFILYTFSLCLPFDSFIAFPLLQPYDPFGATPEGIKPEWYFYFIYYPLELLPFWLVMLLLSFVCLILLLTPWIFSKTSRKLLTALALMAAGYLIAITVFGQSIYSYLRGGQS is encoded by the coding sequence ATGCTGCATTTTATTAGCTCACGATTTCCTTCTGAAAAGCTCAATTTCAATTGGCTCGTTAATGAAAAGTACGTGCCCATTCATAAGATGACGTGGGGTTACTACACTGGCGGCCTTGTACTGTTCTTTCTCACTATCCAGATAATTACGGGGTTACTCTTACTCCTAAATTATCAGGCGACTGTCAGCGATGCGTTTGTTTCAGTGAAAACAATTATCGATAACGTGCATGGTGGAGCGCTAATCCGCAATATGCATGTCTGGTCGTCTTCACTGATGATATTTTTTACTCTTGTCCATTTGCTTACAACATTTTCTATGAAGGCGTTTGCGTCACCTCGCGAGATAACATGGGTGGCTGGTGTTTTGTTGTTGTTCGTCACGTTTGCTTTTGGCTTTACTGGCTATTTGCTGCCGTGGAACCAATTATCAGTTAATGCAACAAAAGTGCTTTTACAGTCTTTAGATCAGGCAGGTGCTCTGTTGCCGACTTTCTTGGCGGAAGTCCCTCAATTGATGAAACAGTTGTTGCAGGGAGGTGAGACAATCGGTCAGGCAACCCTTAGCCGCTTCTTTGCACTGCATGTGGTCATTTTGCCGACATTGCTGCTTGTTGTATTGGGAATTCACTTGCTGTCGGTACAGGTCCACGGAATGAGTCATGGCGTGGATGACTCGTCTAGTAAGTCAGAGAAATTCTTTCCTTTATTCCTCTGTCGCGATTTACGACTTTGGTCTTTTGCCTTTTTCATACTCTATACTTTCTCACTTTGCTTGCCATTTGATTCATTCATTGCCTTCCCCCTTTTGCAGCCGTATGATCCATTTGGCGCAACGCCTGAGGGCATCAAGCCGGAATGGTACTTTTACTTCATCTATTATCCGCTTGAGCTTTTGCCTTTCTGGTTGGTCATGCTTCTTTTGTCCTTTGTCTGTCTAATTCTGTTATTGACGCCGTGGATATTTTCTAAGACAAGCCGCAAATTGTTGACGGCCTTGGCTCTTATGGCAGCCGGTTATTTGATTGCAATCACAGTTTTTGGACAAAGCATTTACAGCTATTTAAGAGGTGGGCAAAGTTGA
- a CDS encoding thrombospondin type 3 repeat-containing protein, with translation MCHVNAQGPSGSGYGQLLSLTADELAKVDAARDAAKPGVEVDSPIMNRFGNHIIKTLGMETVSDAIGAPELLAKSLGDKSDLDGDGISDAQEFLDGTDPLDKFNGEPKRLFLINLSRYKFELLFVAVAIGLIIFGLTGFIKAKETK, from the coding sequence ATGTGTCATGTCAATGCGCAAGGACCGTCAGGTTCGGGTTATGGTCAATTACTAAGTCTGACCGCTGACGAATTGGCGAAAGTGGATGCAGCGCGTGACGCAGCTAAGCCGGGCGTAGAAGTTGACAGTCCAATCATGAATAGATTCGGTAATCACATAATAAAAACGTTGGGTATGGAAACGGTTAGTGATGCCATTGGTGCGCCTGAATTGCTGGCAAAATCGCTTGGAGATAAAAGCGATCTTGACGGAGATGGCATAAGCGATGCACAAGAGTTCCTTGATGGCACTGACCCATTGGATAAATTCAATGGAGAACCGAAACGACTATTTCTAATCAATTTATCTCGTTACAAATTTGAATTGCTGTTTGTGGCCGTAGCAATTGGTTTGATCATATTTGGATTGACAGGTTTTATAAAAGCTAAGGAGACCAAGTAA
- a CDS encoding aminotransferase class IV — protein MATTLANWNGQEMPLDEVRVSVLDRAFLFGDAVYEVIRLYDGKLWMYDRHIGRLETGLKALRIAGVNIDVLKTRIEQTVKNSGIAEALVYIQVTRGVAKRTHHYPEKSEPNQLIYVEQFDDPCKQMRESGVNVISYHDYRWQRNDLKVTSLMANCMAAQVAHENGCIEVVQIGSDGYVTEGSHTSIFAVKDGKILVSPSSSRVLPGITKQQILELSAAANIGLNETRVKKEELKDVDEMFLTGTPEEIVPIIKVDDLVIGDGKPGPVTRKLQQAFKDSVQNWLNK, from the coding sequence ATGGCAACGACGTTAGCCAACTGGAATGGGCAAGAAATGCCTTTGGACGAGGTGAGGGTGTCCGTTCTAGATCGCGCATTTTTGTTTGGAGATGCTGTCTATGAAGTGATTCGTCTCTACGACGGCAAGCTCTGGATGTACGACAGGCATATCGGAAGATTGGAAACAGGTTTAAAAGCATTGCGTATAGCCGGCGTCAATATCGATGTTCTGAAAACTCGTATTGAGCAAACTGTCAAGAATAGTGGAATCGCCGAGGCACTTGTCTATATTCAAGTAACTAGAGGCGTGGCTAAGCGCACACATCACTACCCTGAGAAGAGTGAGCCGAACCAGTTGATCTACGTGGAACAGTTTGATGATCCTTGTAAGCAGATGCGTGAGTCTGGAGTCAATGTGATTAGCTATCATGATTACCGCTGGCAGCGTAATGATTTGAAGGTCACAAGTCTCATGGCTAACTGTATGGCTGCGCAAGTGGCACATGAAAATGGCTGTATCGAAGTAGTTCAAATTGGCTCAGATGGCTATGTTACTGAAGGAAGTCATACGAGCATTTTTGCGGTGAAAGACGGCAAGATTCTTGTATCGCCGTCCAGCTCTAGGGTTCTGCCCGGAATTACAAAGCAACAGATTTTGGAGTTGTCCGCTGCGGCAAATATCGGCTTGAATGAAACACGCGTAAAAAAAGAAGAGCTGAAAGACGTCGATGAAATGTTTTTGACGGGGACGCCGGAAGAGATAGTGCCGATTATCAAAGTTGATGATTTGGTAATTGGTGATGGCAAGCCGGGACCAGTAACGCGGAAGTTGCAACAGGCGTTTAAGGACTCGGTGCAGAACTGGTTGAACAAGTAG
- a CDS encoding 1-acyl-sn-glycerol-3-phosphate acyltransferase, which produces MSTGRQPKDNPFVLSFLKAIWPVSIQLKFGPVTIKVIDDGIGRLKALDTKRVILCPNHPSLLDADVVFGLSKILNEEFNYLAAHVLFYGHKGMNAFFLQHMGCYPVKRGVPDFHAFRTTINVLLRGKRKLVIFPEGEVSHDSDSLMTLEPGAAQIALSALDDLQEIKPGSTIYVVPLAIKYFYRRDITNALSRSLQKLEVEFGFYGIKEDFPSRIRNAAEALLGRLEIRYDCIPKRKMSLAERIQNLRIAILQGLAQRLGVTLPDAIPHLDWVHFLQKALTDYASGKLQLPDATPITKHEFITSANKDIAHVLNFVSLDRNLPDAHSSQEDLAEAIEILEREVFGHAYNKGPRLVLLKVGDPINLMNYLDEYKKNKKSAIQKVRDQMSTQLANMIQDIKQRYTRNFE; this is translated from the coding sequence ATGTCCACCGGCAGACAACCCAAAGACAACCCCTTCGTGCTTTCATTTCTGAAAGCAATTTGGCCTGTCTCCATACAATTAAAATTCGGTCCCGTAACGATAAAAGTCATCGACGACGGAATAGGCCGCCTCAAAGCCTTAGACACTAAACGCGTCATCCTCTGCCCAAACCACCCATCACTTCTCGATGCCGATGTCGTTTTCGGTTTATCCAAAATCCTCAACGAGGAATTCAACTACCTCGCAGCTCATGTTCTTTTCTACGGACACAAAGGCATGAATGCCTTCTTCCTCCAGCACATGGGCTGCTATCCAGTCAAAAGAGGCGTACCGGACTTCCACGCTTTCCGCACAACAATAAATGTACTCCTACGCGGCAAAAGAAAGCTTGTAATCTTTCCTGAAGGCGAAGTCTCGCACGACAGCGATTCGCTTATGACTCTTGAACCAGGCGCTGCACAAATCGCACTCTCCGCACTGGATGACCTGCAAGAAATAAAGCCAGGTTCGACAATCTACGTAGTACCTCTAGCGATCAAATATTTCTATCGCCGCGACATTACCAATGCCCTTTCAAGAAGCTTGCAAAAACTGGAAGTAGAGTTTGGATTCTATGGCATCAAAGAAGACTTTCCATCACGTATCCGCAATGCTGCAGAGGCTTTGCTTGGTCGATTAGAGATCCGTTACGATTGTATTCCCAAAAGAAAAATGTCCCTAGCCGAACGCATTCAGAATTTACGCATTGCAATTCTGCAGGGACTAGCGCAGAGACTTGGGGTAACGCTGCCAGATGCAATACCTCATCTCGACTGGGTGCACTTTCTACAGAAAGCTCTCACAGATTACGCGAGCGGCAAACTACAACTGCCTGACGCAACTCCCATTACCAAGCACGAATTCATAACAAGCGCCAACAAGGACATCGCACACGTCTTGAATTTCGTCAGCCTTGATCGCAACCTACCCGATGCACACTCATCACAAGAAGATCTCGCCGAAGCGATAGAAATCCTAGAAAGAGAAGTCTTCGGCCACGCTTACAACAAGGGCCCGCGCCTGGTTCTACTTAAAGTCGGCGACCCAATTAACTTGATGAACTATTTAGACGAATACAAGAAGAACAAAAAGTCCGCAATTCAAAAAGTCCGCGACCAAATGTCCACTCAGCTGGCAAACATGATCCAAGACATCAAGCAACGCTACACACGAAATTTCGAGTAG